CGGGGGAGGTCTTTCCCTTCCGGACCGCCACATTTTGCGCACGCGCACTGCTGAGCCCAGCCCGTGCCACGCCTGCCTGCCCTGGCGCGTGCGCGGCGCCGCTGGCGCGTGCGCTCTGGTGTCGAGCGTGGCGGCGGCTGCAGTGCGGCCGCTTGGCCCGGCGGTGAGGTTGGTGGTGCTCGGGCGTCTCTAGCTGCGGTCCAGGCCGTGTCCGACACGCGGCACCGACGTCGGGCCCCGCGGTGGGTCGGAGACTCCGCAAGGGCGCCGGGGGGTGGCGCGGGGACCCCCCACGTCCTGACCCGTTCGGGCCCTGGGCGGGAGCGCGGTGCTGGCCGGTGCGAGCGACGGGCCCAGCCGGGCAGGCCCGCGCAACCCTCCTCCGGCTCCCGACACCTGCGCTCTCTTCCAGGCGCGGCAGGACCATGCTGCTGCCGGCCCGAGCACCCAGGGCGTGGCCCGGACTCGCCCGGCTCAGGGCCCTGGCGCCCCCCGAGACTCGGCTCTGGTCAAGCCCTGCGGCAACAGGCGGGCAGGGCCCGAGGCTGCGGACCCGGGTGCTCGTAACAGCCCTGTGTGGGGTGGGGCTCGGTGGGGCCTGGCTGGCTGTGCGGGCCGAGAAGGAGCGGCTGCGGCTGCGGCAGCGGATGGAAGCCCTGCGCCAGGCGGCTGTGGGCCAGGGCGACTTCACCCTGCTGGACCACCGGGGCCAGGCGCGCTGCAAGGCCGACTTCCGGGGCCATTGGGTGCTGATGTACTTTGGCTTCACTCACTGCCCAGACATTTGCCCCGACGAACTGGAGAAATTGGTGCAGGTGGTACGGCAGCTGGAGGCTGAGCCGGGCCTGCCCCCCGTGCAGCCTGTGTTCGTCACCGTGGACCCTGAGCGCGACGACCCGGCGGCCATGGCCCGCTACGTGCAGGACTTCCACCCGCGGCTGCTGGGGCTGACCGGCTCTGCGGAGCAGGTTGCCCAGGCCAGCCGCAGCTACCGCGTGTACTACAGCGCCGGCCCCAAGGATGAGGACCAGGACTACATCGTGGACCACTCCATCGCCATCTACCTCCTCAACCCCGATGGCCTCTTCACTGACTACTACGGCCGCAGCAGGTCGGCCGAGCACATCGCGGACAGCGTGCGGGGCCACATGGCTGCTTTCCGCAGCGTCCTGGGCTGAACCATTAAACCTGGCGCTGGAA
Above is a window of Choloepus didactylus isolate mChoDid1 chromosome 8, mChoDid1.pri, whole genome shotgun sequence DNA encoding:
- the LOC119541468 gene encoding protein SCO2 homolog, mitochondrial, which translates into the protein MLLPARAPRAWPGLARLRALAPPETRLWSSPAATGGQGPRLRTRVLVTALCGVGLGGAWLAVRAEKERLRLRQRMEALRQAAVGQGDFTLLDHRGQARCKADFRGHWVLMYFGFTHCPDICPDELEKLVQVVRQLEAEPGLPPVQPVFVTVDPERDDPAAMARYVQDFHPRLLGLTGSAEQVAQASRSYRVYYSAGPKDEDQDYIVDHSIAIYLLNPDGLFTDYYGRSRSAEHIADSVRGHMAAFRSVLG